From Leptotrichia wadei, one genomic window encodes:
- the gyrB gene encoding DNA topoisomerase (ATP-hydrolyzing) subunit B, with product MANNYGAEAITVLEGLEAVRKRPGMYIGSTSSRGLHHLVWEIVDNSVDEALAGVCDKITVKILEGNIIEVTDNGRGIPVGMHKTGKSTLEVVLTVLHAGGKFDNDNYKVSGGLHGVGVSVVNALSEWLEATVTRDGKVFRQTYRRGVPATPVEEIGTADENEHGTVIRFKADDEIFETTVYDYSVLESRLKELAYLNKDLKIELADERNADDIKTEEFLFEGGIKDFLNEIIDDEKIIDDVIYMADKMQIEEAKEVETVDENGNTVKKHRSAKFVEVEIAMNYTTSQRENVYSFVNNINTHEGGTHVSGFRTALTRTINDVAKQMNLIKDKNGTFQGTDVREGLVCVISVKIPEPQFEGQTKTKLGNSEVTGIVSNIVGGNLKFYLEDHPKAAEKIIEKMVMSKRAREAAKKARELVLRKNTLEVGSLPGKLADCSSKDPAESEIFIVEGNSAGGSAKQGRDRRFQAILPLRGKILNVEKSGVHKALENAEIRAMITAFGAGFGDDMDIKKLRYHKIVIMTDADVDGAHIRTLMLTFFYRHLRELINEGYIYIAQPPLYKIQAGKAIRYAYSDDQLKQVTKVLEKDGRKYTIQRYKGLGEMNPEQLWETTLDPEVRTLLKVSMEDASYADKMFNILMGDKVEPRRKFIEDNANYVRNLDI from the coding sequence ATGGCTAATAATTATGGAGCAGAAGCTATTACAGTTCTGGAAGGGCTGGAAGCGGTTAGGAAGCGTCCTGGAATGTATATTGGGTCGACTTCGTCACGTGGGCTTCATCATCTTGTGTGGGAAATTGTGGATAACAGTGTGGATGAGGCGCTTGCTGGAGTTTGTGATAAGATTACTGTGAAAATATTGGAAGGAAATATAATCGAAGTAACTGATAATGGACGTGGAATTCCTGTGGGAATGCATAAAACAGGAAAATCAACATTGGAAGTTGTACTTACAGTATTGCATGCTGGTGGAAAATTTGACAACGACAACTACAAAGTGTCAGGTGGACTTCATGGAGTTGGAGTATCTGTTGTAAATGCCTTGTCAGAGTGGCTTGAGGCGACCGTCACGCGTGATGGAAAAGTTTTTCGACAGACATATAGGCGGGGTGTGCCAGCAACGCCTGTGGAGGAAATAGGCACAGCTGACGAGAATGAACATGGAACTGTAATTAGATTTAAGGCTGATGATGAAATTTTTGAAACAACAGTTTATGATTATTCTGTGCTGGAATCACGTTTGAAGGAATTGGCATATTTGAATAAGGACTTAAAAATTGAGCTGGCTGATGAAAGAAATGCTGATGATATAAAAACTGAAGAATTTTTGTTTGAAGGTGGAATAAAGGACTTTTTAAATGAAATTATTGATGATGAAAAAATTATTGATGATGTGATTTACATGGCTGATAAAATGCAGATTGAGGAAGCTAAAGAAGTGGAAACTGTGGATGAAAACGGAAATACTGTGAAAAAACACCGAAGCGCAAAATTTGTGGAAGTGGAAATCGCTATGAATTATACGACTTCTCAAAGGGAAAATGTCTATTCATTTGTAAATAATATAAATACACATGAAGGCGGAACTCATGTCAGCGGTTTTAGAACAGCGCTTACAAGAACTATTAATGATGTTGCAAAGCAGATGAACCTGATTAAGGATAAAAATGGAACATTTCAAGGAACAGATGTAAGGGAAGGGCTAGTCTGCGTAATAAGCGTAAAAATACCTGAGCCGCAATTTGAAGGGCAAACAAAGACAAAACTTGGAAACAGTGAAGTAACAGGAATTGTATCAAATATTGTTGGAGGAAATTTAAAATTTTATTTGGAGGATCATCCAAAGGCAGCTGAAAAAATCATTGAAAAAATGGTAATGTCTAAAAGAGCAAGAGAAGCTGCGAAAAAGGCAAGAGAACTTGTACTTAGAAAAAATACGCTGGAAGTTGGATCACTGCCTGGAAAACTGGCAGACTGCTCCTCAAAAGATCCAGCTGAGTCAGAAATTTTCATAGTCGAAGGAAACTCGGCAGGAGGTTCTGCAAAACAGGGAAGAGATAGAAGATTTCAGGCAATATTGCCGCTTCGTGGAAAAATATTAAATGTGGAAAAATCAGGAGTGCACAAGGCTCTGGAAAATGCAGAAATTCGTGCGATGATTACAGCCTTCGGAGCTGGATTTGGGGATGATATGGATATAAAGAAATTGAGATACCATAAAATCGTAATTATGACAGATGCCGATGTTGACGGGGCTCACATTAGGACATTAATGCTGACATTCTTTTACAGACATTTAAGGGAATTAATTAACGAAGGCTATATTTATATTGCACAGCCGCCTTTATACAAAATTCAGGCTGGAAAGGCGATTAGATATGCCTATTCAGATGACCAGCTAAAGCAAGTGACAAAAGTTTTGGAAAAAGATGGAAGAAAATACACAATTCAACGTTACAAAGGGCTAGGAGAAATGAATCCAGAACAGCTTTGGGAAACTACCCTTGATCCAGAAGTGAGAACATTGTTAAAAGTTTCGATGGAAGATGCATCTTATGCGGATAAGATGTTTAATATTCTGATGG
- the mnmE gene encoding tRNA uridine-5-carboxymethylaminomethyl(34) synthesis GTPase MnmE, giving the protein MLFDTIAAISTPKGEGGIAIIRISGDKSFEILDKIFVKKNPNADLGFYKLNYGFIKDGEKTVDEVMAVRLKAPKSYTCEDIVEINCHGGTLVSEKVLELVLRNGARHAESGEFTKRAFMNGRIDLSQAEAVMDIIQGKTEKSVSLSLDQLRGDLRDKVNQFKKALLDITAHVNVVLDYPEEGIDDPLPAELRNNLEKVYEEANRLIDSYDTGKKIKEGIKTVIVGKPNVGKSTLLNALLHEERAIVTHVAGTTRDVIEEIINIKGVPLVLVDTAGIRKTDDIVENIGVEKSKQFIGKADLVLLVLDASKGLENEDIEVINQIKENKKKVIVLLNKIDLNKKINLEGHNLENIVEISAKDNIGIEDMQEKIYSYIVEEDVENSSEKLIITNIRHKTALEKTKDAIKNIFETIDMGLPMDLISVDLKEALDSLSEITGEISSEDILDHVFGNFCVGK; this is encoded by the coding sequence ATGTTATTTGATACAATTGCGGCTATTTCCACTCCAAAAGGTGAAGGTGGAATTGCCATAATAAGAATATCTGGAGATAAATCATTTGAAATACTGGACAAAATATTTGTTAAAAAGAACCCAAATGCTGATTTGGGTTTTTATAAATTAAATTACGGATTTATCAAGGATGGTGAAAAAACAGTAGATGAAGTGATGGCTGTTAGGCTAAAAGCTCCAAAAAGCTACACTTGTGAAGATATTGTGGAAATAAATTGCCATGGTGGAACACTTGTTTCAGAAAAGGTGCTTGAGCTTGTGTTGAGAAATGGGGCAAGACATGCTGAAAGCGGTGAATTTACAAAAAGGGCATTTATGAATGGGCGAATAGATTTATCGCAGGCTGAGGCGGTTATGGATATAATTCAAGGGAAGACGGAAAAAAGCGTGTCTTTATCGCTGGATCAGTTAAGAGGGGATTTACGAGATAAAGTGAACCAGTTTAAAAAGGCATTGCTTGATATTACGGCTCATGTGAATGTTGTGCTGGATTATCCTGAGGAAGGGATTGACGATCCATTGCCGGCTGAATTGAGAAATAATTTGGAAAAAGTCTATGAAGAGGCAAATCGTCTGATTGATTCTTATGATACGGGGAAAAAAATAAAAGAGGGAATAAAAACGGTTATTGTGGGAAAACCTAATGTGGGAAAATCTACATTGCTGAATGCTCTGCTTCACGAGGAAAGAGCGATTGTAACACATGTTGCAGGGACAACACGGGATGTTATTGAGGAAATAATTAATATAAAGGGAGTTCCATTAGTTCTGGTGGATACGGCTGGAATCAGAAAAACTGATGACATTGTGGAAAATATTGGTGTGGAAAAGTCTAAGCAGTTTATTGGGAAGGCTGATTTGGTGCTGCTTGTGCTGGATGCTTCAAAGGGGCTTGAAAATGAAGATATAGAAGTTATAAATCAGATTAAAGAAAATAAAAAGAAAGTTATAGTATTATTGAATAAGATTGATTTAAATAAAAAAATTAATCTTGAAGGACATAATCTGGAAAATATTGTTGAAATATCAGCAAAGGACAATATTGGAATTGAAGATATGCAGGAAAAAATTTATTCGTATATTGTGGAAGAAGATGTGGAAAACTCATCAGAAAAATTGATAATTACAAATATTCGTCATAAAACAGCACTTGAAAAGACAAAGGATGCGATAAAAAATATTTTTGAAACGATAGATATGGGGCTTCCTATGGATTTGATTTCTGTGGATTTAAAGGAAGCATTAGATTCACTTTCGGAAATTACTGGGGAAATATCATCTGAGGATATTTTAGATCACGTATTTGGGAATTTTTGTGTTGGGAAATAA
- a CDS encoding protein jag: MEKIILKAQNEEELKNMISRSLTLKEDETYQVKVLKYPKKILFVNIKGEYEIEIVKKSELKANSEIKTQESKVQSENKIVKKETRNYDLQKENNRNSNTKKNYKNENFENNGKTSQENYSDTNIDKIRGFFKEFIVSVRLDVKIVNVKKENNGKYLVVLDGKDMRFLIGEKGSALNSLEYLISTTKKFKHLKISVDSNNYKEKREHSLRDLARKKGKAVLSTGNAIKLNPMASHERRIIHEEISFMKGLKTESVGEDPKRYLIIKKLDEKN; encoded by the coding sequence TGGAAAAGATAATATTAAAAGCTCAAAATGAGGAAGAACTTAAAAATATGATAAGCCGTTCCTTGACATTGAAGGAAGATGAAACTTATCAGGTAAAAGTTTTAAAGTATCCTAAAAAAATATTATTTGTAAATATAAAAGGTGAATATGAAATTGAAATTGTTAAAAAGTCTGAGTTAAAGGCTAATAGTGAAATAAAAACACAAGAATCAAAAGTGCAAAGCGAAAATAAAATTGTAAAAAAAGAAACAAGAAATTATGATTTACAAAAGGAAAATAATCGAAATAGCAATACCAAGAAGAACTATAAAAATGAAAATTTTGAAAATAATGGAAAAACTAGTCAAGAAAACTACTCTGATACGAATATAGATAAGATTAGAGGTTTTTTTAAGGAATTTATTGTGAGTGTAAGGCTGGATGTGAAAATTGTGAATGTTAAGAAGGAAAATAATGGAAAATATTTAGTTGTTCTTGATGGAAAGGATATGAGATTTTTAATTGGAGAAAAGGGGAGTGCCTTGAACAGTTTGGAATATCTGATAAGCACAACTAAAAAATTTAAGCATTTAAAAATTTCTGTTGATTCTAACAACTATAAGGAAAAACGTGAACATTCATTAAGGGATTTGGCTAGAAAGAAAGGGAAAGCTGTTTTATCGACTGGGAATGCGATAAAATTAAATCCTATGGCCTCACACGAACGTAGAATCATTCATGAAGAAATTTCATTTATGAAGGGATTGAAAACTGAAAGTGTAGGAGAAGATCCAAAAAGATATTTGATTATTAAAAAGCTGGATGAAAAAAATTAG